The Phormidium yuhuli AB48 DNA window CTCCCAGTTGCCCCAGTTGCCCCTCCCGTCATCAGATAGGAACCCAGAGCCAGGAAAAGCACGTTAAAATCTCAAAACAGCGTTGCATTGTTGAGGTTGACTGTGAACGATAAAGACCCAGATTTCCGTCAAACCGGCGATTCCCAGACCCGCATCTTGCCTCAAACCCTATGCCAAACCCTGTTCATCCTCGCCAGTTTACTGATTCTGCTGGCCGGCCCCCTCTATGCCGTACCAAGCCAGTCCCCGGCTCAGGCCGCTCCCATCCAAGAACAAACAGAAGCCCCCGGACAGGTGATTTACCAAACCCGTCATCGCCTCAAGGACAGTTTAGGGAACTCCTGGCAGGTCATTTTCTACAAACGAGTTGCAGAGTCTGACGAAACCCGTAATCTTAATCTACGTCTAGCTGGATTCCCCGGCGCAGTGGAGTTTCAACATCCCCAACCCCTAATCCTCACCCCCTCACGAGGGGACAAGTTAGAAGCCGCCGATGACTTTGCCGAGGAGGCCCCGGCCCCCAATATCGGCGAATATGATATGGGGGCGATCGCCAATCGTTTGCCCTCTCGCGGTTCCCTAGAATTAACCCTCCCCCTCAAAGAACGGCCAGCCAGCTTACAAATTCCTCTCCCTGTCATCCTGGAATGGCAGGACATCGTCAAAAAATAGTAATCTACTAGGCAGTAGGGGGAAGAAGGCAAAAGGCATAACCCACCCCTTGCCTCTTGCCTCTTGCCTCTTGCCTCTTGCCTCTTGCCCCTATTCCCCACCATGCTCAACCCCAAACTCGATCGCCTCTATCACGAAATCAAAGGGGTTATCCTCGCCAAACAACATCCCGTCAGTGGCCTACTTCCTGCCAGTACGGCCATTACCGAACATGGGGACTATACCGATGCCTGGGTGCGGGATAATGTCTACAGCATCCTCGCCGTCTGGGGATTGGCTCTGGCCTACCGCAAAATTGATACAGAACAGGGACGAGCCTACGAACTTGAACAGAGTGTGGTCAAGTTGATGCGCGGTTTGCTGCGCTCAATGATGAACCAGGCCCACAAAGTCGAACGGTTCAAACATACCCAAGACCCCCTCGATGCCCTTCATGCCAAGTATGATACGGCCAGCGGCGATCCGGTTGTGGCCGACCATGAATGGGGCCATTTACAGATTGATGCGACCTCGGTGTTTCTGTTGATGCTGTCTCAGATGACCGCATCGGGGTTGCAAATTGTCTTTAATCTCGATGAGGTTAACTTTGTCCAAAACCTCGTCTATTACATTGGCCGCACCTACCGCACCCCGGATTATGGCATTTGGGAACGGGGCAATAAAATTAATCATGGTAAGCCGGAACTCAACGCCAGTTCCGTGGGGATGGCTAAGGCGGCCCTAGAGGCCATGCAGGGAGTTAACCTATTTGGCACTCGTGGCGACCAAGCCTCCGTGATTCATGTGGTCCCTGATGATATTGCCCGGGCCCGCATTACCTTAGAGGCCCTACTCCCTCGGGAATCCAACTCCAAGGAAGTGGATGCGGCTTTGTTGAGTGTGATTGGCTTCCCCGCCTTTGGGGTGGAGGATAGTCAGTTGCGCGATCGCACTCACCGTAAAATTGTCGATAAGCTGCAAGGGAACTATGGCTGCAAACGCTTCTTGCGGGACGGTCACCAGACGGCGATTGAGGATAGTAACCGACTCCACTATGAACCCCAAGAACTTCAGCAGTTCGAGAACATTGAATGTGAATGGCCCCTCTTCTTTTGCTATTTATATCTCAATCATCTTTTCATGGGCAATCTAGATAAAGCCCGTGAGTATGGCAAGAAAATTGAAAAGATTTTAGTCGAAAAAAATGGCTGGGAACTCCTTCCCGAACTCTACTATGTTCCCGAACACTTAATCGAAGCGGAACGAGAAACCCCCCATACTCAAGCCCGCTTGCCGAATGAGAACATCCCCCTAGTTTGGGCTCAAAGTCTCTATTGGCTAGGAGAAATCATAGAAGCAGGACTGATTGACTTAGGGGATATCGACCCCCTGGGACGGCATTTACATCGGCGTAAACCCCATCCGTCGGTCGTTCAAGTGGCGCTCCTAGCAGAAGATAGCGCCTTACAAGATGAACTCGCGGGTTATGGCATCGCCACAGAAACCCTAGCAGAGATTGAACCGATTAAGCTCAGTGATGCTCAAGAACTCGCCGGTATTTACTACCAGGTTGGGCGCAATGAAAAGTTAAATCTAACCGGCCGACCCAAACGGCTCGTCCGCAGTTTGACCACGGCACAAGTATTTCGGATTCGGGGTGAGCGAGTCATGTTTCTGCCCTCATTTGTGAATCCCCAACAGTTTTATATCACCCTGGATTACCACTTTCTCATTGCCCAAATTGAAAGTGAAATTTCCTATATTTCTCGCCATTGGTATAACTTAGGTCGGCCCACCCTCATCCTGATGTTGACCCGTAAACTGGTGGAAACCGGTCAAGAACCTCTCCTAGAACTGATGTTGCAATTGCGGGACGGGGACTGTAAAGGCACTCCCGTTCGCTTGGGGTCTCTCAATCAGTTACTCTTAACCGCTGGGAGTGAACGCATTGATGATTTAGAGGAGTTTGAAGTCTCCCAACCCTCGCAAACGGAAGCGGAAGTCTCCAGTGCTTATCTCCTCTATAACCCAACCCAGAGTCAGCCCCTAACCCCCACCCAAGAGTTTAGCCTCGAATGTGAACGGGAGAGTGACGTATTGCTCGAACGGTTGCGAGAGTCTCAGAATATCTACGAACAGGTGGAAATTCTGCATACCCTAGTCGGTTTGGAAGGTTTAGAGTTCGATACTGGCTTCGGGGGTGAGCGCCCAGTAACCGTGGCGGATTTACTCGAAGAACTCTACAACAAAGCCAGTCATTATGATGCTCGTAACACCGGTACCGTTCATTGGTCTGTAGTACGCTATGCGGCGGGGTTATTGGGCAAAGCCAGCCTCGGCTTGACAGAAGCAGTCACCGATGTTGTGGTGCGTCAGAAACAGTTGGCTATCGGCAAATCCTATAGTGAAGAGTCGATTATTACCAGTCCTCTGCCTCACAACGAGTTGATGGAGAAGATTGATCGCTTCTGTCATGAAGATGTGCGCGATCGCGTCCTCACCCAAGAAATTGCCATCTATCTCGGCTTGATGATTCAAGCTGAACCGAGTCTCTTTGATGGCCTACTCACCCTGCGCGTCGGGTATCTAATTTTGCTGTTAACCACTGAGATTGTCAGTGAATTTGGCATGACCCAGGATGAAGCCTATAACAAACTGATGCAGTTGAGTCCCTTTGAGATTCAAACCCGTCTGCGGGGGGCGATCGCCGGCTACACGGGTTTTAACCGCCGTCTACAAGAGCAGGAATCCCTACATATCAAATCCAGCAGCCCCACAATTGATTGGCGGGTCTTACCGGAGGATATGACCGAGGAAACTCCCCCAGACGACTGGTTACGACAACGTCAGCGGGATGGGGCCGCCGGCCGGGTTCCTAAACAGTTTTATCCCCGAGTTTGGCAAATCCTCAACCATTGCAAGGGTCTGGTAATTGGGGACAAACTCGAAAGCCGCAACCGCATTGAGAGTGAGTATATTCTGGCGGAGATGACCCCCGGCGAGAAAAACTTTGCCCTGCGGGTGGAACGGTTATTGAATAAAATTCCTGCCCCCCAATATCGCCATCTCACCATCGAGGCCCTGATGGAGTTACAGGCCCTGTTCGCCCGCAACCCGGAATTAGAAATCGACGACTATATTGTCTTGGATGTACTGATTGGCCATGCGGTGCGCCTATCCTGGCAACAGCGGTATCCCGAACGCATCGACCGGTACGACGAAGACCGCGCCGCCGCCTGGAGTAACTTCTATGAAGCCTCCCCCTCCATTTGTGCCCAGTTTATTGCCCAGGCCTTTGAGTTCCTCAGTCACGAAGGCTCGAAAGCGGAACTTGAGGAGGTTGGGCAGAAATAGCTAATCGGGTAACCACAGAGTCACAGAGGACACGGAGGGGGAGGAGGGGGACGATTTCGGGGTGCTCAGAGGGGGCTGTCTTGGGGGCTGTCGATAATGGTTTCCAGGTGCTGTAGGAGGTCTTCAGTTTGTTCGAGCATGGACATATGGCCGCAGCCGTCGAGTTCGATGACATTACCTCCACAACAGCGTTTGAAGAGACTATGGAAACTCGCTAGATGATGGACATATTTGGGTTCCATAATCTTGTCTTTGGCCCCGGCGATGAAATAGACCGGCTGCTGGAGTTGGGAGACAATATGGGGCAGGCGATGGACTTCTTCCTCTGTGGTGGAGTCCAGGAGGGCCCCTAAGGCGGCTTCGGGATTGGCGACGACCCAGTCAATGACTCGTTGCTGTCCCCACAGAAAGGGAAGGGGTTTCGCGACGGCGGCCCGGGTAAAGAGCCAACACATGAGAGACACTTGGCTAAACCAACGCAAGCGCCATTGAACAATCCGCCGGCCCACTGCTCGGAAACGTTCAAACTCCTCTTTGAGATAAATTCCTCCTCCGGCGTTGACACAAATGACCCCTTTTATGCGTTGGGGGAATAAATGGGCCGTCCATAGGGCTAAGGTTCCGCCGAGGGAATGGCCCACGAGCCAGACATCCTTGAGGTTGAGCTGTTCGAGGAGGTGATTGAGGTCTTTGGCATAGTCAGCCGGACTGTAGCCGAGGTTACTGGGGGAGTCTGGAGGGAGTTGGGAGTCTCCAAAGCCGCGCAAGTCATAACTTAAGCATTGGTGCGATCGCGATAGGCGATCGATGGCAGGCTGCCAATAGTGACGACTGAGCAGCCAACCGTGGATAAAGACTAAAACAGAACCGTTCGGGACGGGGTCACTTAACTCGTAAACGTGTTCAACCCCGAGGATATTAATGGTTGCCATAGCTACCATCATAACGCCCAGGGGAGCAGATTAGTTGCCCTGGCGCATCTGTTCCATATAGGAGCGGGGAGTCATCTCCCGAGCTAAGCTCCAAACGGGCTCTTGTAGACCCGAGGGAAGATAGGACATGACCAGACCAAAGATGGCTTTACGATTACTGGGATTCTGCTGTCGGTAGGTTTGCAAGAGTTTCCGTCCTGGCTGAGGCTGATGGCCCTCGATATAGCGCAGGCCCAACAGAAGCCGCGTATCTTGGAGGCGTTGCTGGCGGTTGGCTTCGAGGGTTGGGGAGTCCTGAAAGTTGAAGTACTCTAGGTATTTGAGTTTGTCTTCGAGGTAGCGGATATCTCGTTGGATACTTTGCTGTTCGGCGTGAACTCGATACTCCATCAGCCGTTGATCGAGGTAATAGCCGACCTTTCCGGCTAAGGCTAAACGCACCAATAAGTCGTTATCCTCACAGTTTTGTAAGTCTGGGCGCATAAAGCCGACCGTCTCTAAGGCGGCTTTGCGGAAGAGGGTGCAGCCAACTTGTAAACTCTGGCGGATAAAGACGACCTCTAAGAGATTGTCAATCACACCCGTTTCTAGAGATTCTCGTCCCCAATAGCGGGAGTTTTGCTCGCTGGCGTCGAGATCCCGCTGATTGGTCTGATTGATGAGCCAATGGTCACAACTGACAAAGTCCACCTGGGGATACGCGTCTAAGACGGCCACCATCTGGGTGAGGAAGTCTGGGGTGAGGCGATCGTCGTCATCAAATTTGATGAAGTAGTCCCCCTCGGCGGCGTCAAATCCCGATCGCATATTGTTGCTTTTACCGATGTTTTGAGGATGACGCAGATAGCGAATCCGGGTATCCTGGGCTTCATAGTCCCTCATTCGCTCTGGAGTCTCATCCTGGGAGCCGTCATCACAGACAATCAGTTGCCAATCTTGCAAGGACTGGTTGACCACACTGTCAACGGCGAAGGGAAGCAGGTTTTGACGGTTATAGGTGGGGATACAAACGCTAACTTTAGGCATGGACGGGGGTAAGAGTCAGGATTTCGCCACAACAGGGCGATCGTCTCTAGTATAGTCTTCCTCTCTAGAGGCTCAGACTCTGGTAGTTTCCTGGGCCACGAGAAACCCGCTTCAAAGCAAATGGCTTCGTTGCGGGTCACAGTAGCGTTAAGGTCGCTAAGATGTCAGACGCTGACCGACTAATTCAGCCAGCGTCACACCTAAAAAACTTATTTAGTACAGTGCTTCTTCCTGGTGGGTTTCGATGGTGCAGTCAGAGGTGGGATAAGCCACGCAAGTCAGCACATAACCCGCTTCGATTTGGTCATCATCGAGGAAGGACTGATCAGACTGATCGATGCTTCCTTCGGTGATTTTGCCGGCGCAGGTGGAGCAAGCACCCGCACGGCAGGAGTACGGCAGATCCAACCCTTGCTCTTCGGCGACATCGAGGATGTACTCGTCATCGGGAACTTCGATCGTCGTGTTGAGACCTTGCTCTTCGTTAACGAGCGTGACCTTGTAAGTAGCCATGAAATGATCCTCTCTATATCTATAAGTTTTCCTAATTCAACAAATCGAGGCTTTGGGCCCCGACTGAGGTTGTTTAGGTATCTCCTATCTCTGATATTACGGGAAAAGCTAACGGATGCAACCCCTAAATCGGGAATCTTTGTAACGAAATTTATTATAATAATTCCTAATTCAATGTGGATTTGCTTATGGATCGCCATTGGGAGACAGGAAAACCTGGAGTGGCCAGCATCCCAGCCTGAGGAACTGAAGGCTGGCACAGAACTGGGTTAGAGTTAAATTGATGGAGCTTACTGGGGTTAGAGTCAGAGAAATGGTGCTTCAACAGCCGATTCGGGTCGGTTTGGTGGGAACGGGGTTTGTGGCCCGTTGGCGATCGCAGGCCCTGCTCGACGACGACCGGGCTGAGTTAGTAGCGGTGGCGGGCCGAGATCGTCAACGCAGTTATGAGTTTACCCAGGACTGGGGAGGTGCGCCCTGTGCGGATTGGCAAGAGCTGCTGGAGCGGCCAGACCTGGATCTGATTTTTATCTCCAGTCTCAATCATCACCGAGGAGCGATCGCGCAAGGGGCCCTAGAGCGAGGTAAACATGTGGTCGCTGAATATCCCCTGGCCCTCATTCCCGCCCAGGCTCAAGCTCTACTAACCCTCGCCCAGCAGCAACAGAGATTATTACACATCGCCCATATTGAACTCCTTGGAGGCTTACACCAGGCTTTTGTGGACTATTTACCCCATCTCGGAGGGATTAGTGATGTGCGCTATTGCACCATTAACCCCAAAGATCCGGCCCCTCGCCGTTGGACTTACTCCCCAGAGCAGTTTGGCTTCCCTTTAATCGGGGCCTTATCCAGACTCCACCGCCTCATTTCCGTGTTGGGTCAAGTGGAGTCAGTAACGGCTCAGGCTCGTTTTTGGCCGCAAACCCCCACGCCATATTACCGGGCCTGCTTATGTAAAGCTCAGTTGCGGTTTTGTTCTGGGGTCTTTGCCGATGTCCTGTACGGCAAGGGCGATCGCTTCCTAACCCAAGAACATCTCCTGGAAGCGCGGGGGGTGGGGGGTGTGCTGCGTTTAACCCCGGAGGAGGGACACCTTAAGCAAGGCAATCATCAGGAGAGCATTAGCATCGGCCCCCGTCGAGGTCTATTTGCGCAAGATACGCAGCGGGTTGTTGATTATCTTTGTCAGGGACGGCCCCTGTATCTGGACCCACGCTCTAGTCTATATAGTCTCACGGTCGCTGAGGCGGTTCGCCTCGCGGTGAAACGAGATGCGCCGGTTTATTTAGGGGATGGGGACTGTCTCCAATAAACGGGCAATAACGGCCTCCCCTTTACGACCTCCGGCGGGAATCATCCGGTGGGTGAGGACATAGGGGGCGATGAACTTGACATCATCAGGACTGCTATAGGCGCGTCCTTCTAGGAAACTATAGGCTTGGCAGGCCCGTTGGAGGGCTACCGCACCTCGGGGGCTGACCCCAAGGGTCACATCGTTATCGGCCCGGGTGCTGCGGACTAAATCGACCATGTACTGTTGTAGAGCGGGTTCCACCGTAATTTGGGATACCTGTTGACTGAGTTGATGCAATTCCTCAAGGCTCAGGCACGGGTCTAACTCCTCAACGGAAATGCGGCTAGAGAGTCCTTGTAGCATTTGTAGTTCTTCCTCTGGTGTGGGGTAGCCCAGGGAGAGGGAGAGCATGAAGCGGTCCATTTGGGCTTCAGGAAGGGGGAAGGTTCCTTGATATTCAATGGGGTTTTGGGTGGCGATGGTGAAAAACGGCTGGGGGACAAATCGGGAGTTGCCATCCACGGTGACTTGTTTTTCTTCCATCACTTCCAACAGGGCCGATTGGGTGCGGGGGGTGGCGCGATTGATTTCATCAGCCAGTAGGACATTGGCGAAGACCGGCCCCGGCAGAAACTCGAAGCTGGCGCTTTGAGGGTTCCAGATGTTGGTTCCCGTAATGTCGGTGGGGAGCAGGTCGGGGGTACATTGAATACGCTGGAATTTGCCGCCAATGGATTTGGCGAGGGATTTGGCCAGTAGGGTTTTACCGACACCGGGGACATCTTCGAGTAAGGCATGGCCTCCAGCGAGGAGGGCAACCAGAACCAGGCGGACGGCCGAGTCTTTTCCCACAAGGGTTTTACTGAGATTCTCACGCAGTCGCTGGAGGGGAGCTAGATGATCCATGGTGGCGTTAGCAAGGGTTAGAAGGGGTTAGGGCCGGGATTGCAGGTGCGATCGCGCTGTCTGACAATCCTGGTGAATTTGGGCTTTGAGGGCATCCAGACTAGAAAACTGGCGTTCAGGACGCAGATAGGTCATCAGATGGACGGTGAGGGAGTGATGATAGAGGTCTCCCTGCCAATCTAAAAGATGGACTTCCACCGTGGGGCGATCGCCGGCGACGGTGGGACGGCAGCCCAAGTTCATCACGGCCGGCCATTTACATCCATCCTCTAATTGGGCCCAAACACTGTAAACCCCCCAGCGAGGAAGAAACTTGTCGGCGGGTAGGGCCAAGTTGGCGGTCGGGAAGCCTAGGGTGCGGCCGAGTTGTTGCCCGAGTTCTACGGTTCCTTGCAGTTGATAGGGACGACCGAGGAGACAGTTGGCCTGCGTAACGTCCCCTGAGGCTAGGGCCTGGCGGATGGTGGAACTACTGATGCGATGACCCTCTAGGTATTGTAGACCGGCGATACAGGCTTCCATGTGGTAGGCCTGGCCAATCTGCCGCAGGCTGGCGCTATTGCCGGAGCGGTTGCGACCGAAGTGAAAGTTTTCCCCCACACTGACTCGTTGGGTTTGCAGATGCCGTTGCAGAACTTCAGCTACGAAGGCTTCCGGGGTCAGACGTGCCAGTTCTGCGGTGAAGGGGAGGAGAACCAGCTGTTCAACGCCGAGCGATCGCAACTGCTCGACCTTTTCGGGAACTGGGGTGAGGAGCGATCGCGCCCGTCCGGTAAAAAATTCTTGGGGATGAGGGTTGAAGGAAACCACCGTGGCATATGTGCGATCGCCACTCAAGCGGGGACTCGGTTCACATTCAAGACCCTCTGCACGCACCTGGGATAGAGACAAATCCCGTTGAGGTGCATCATGGAGGATTTCAGCAATCACCCCCTGATGCCCGAGATGCACACCATCAAAGTTCCCTAAGGCCACCCTGGCAGGACTCAGGGCTGTTGTCAAAGAGGAAGTCACCCACACAGGCTTTGCACGGTAAAAAAGAACAACGGGACATCAGCACCCAAGAGAGTCCTTGTCCCGGTTGAGTCAAACTTTAGCATGAGCTGGCATAATCGCTCTGGGAGAGGGGGCAATCTCCACACTCATCCCCTCTCGGGCCAGAAGACTGTTACTAAAGGCGGCTTTGACGTCTTCCCCCATGCGATCGAGAAACTCATCATTATGAAGGGGATCATGATGGAAAATCACCAGGCGTTTCACCTTGGCGGCCTTAGCCATCTTGACGGCCTCCTGCCAGGTTGAATGGCCCCAACCCTTCTTGCCCGTTTTCGGATGATGATACTCGTCATCTGTGTAAGTGGCATCATAGATCACCACATCCGCATCCTGAGCTAACTTAAGGATATTGGGGTCAAGGCGATCGCCATAATGTTCCGTATCCGTAATATAGGCTGCCGCGTAGTCCTGCCAGTTCACCCGATAGCCAACGGCTTCTCCTGGATGATTCAGATGGGCCGTTTCCACCCGCACCTCGCCAATTTTTAGGGTTTCCCCCACCTCAATATCATTGAAATCCAGTTGCGCTCCCATAATCTGCAACGGCACCGGGAAGTTAGGGTGGAGCATCTGGTCATTGAGCCGTTGTTCAATCGTGGCTCCATTGGGAGCGACAGCGCCATAAATATGAAACTTATTGCCCCGAATAAAGGCGGGGATAAAAAAGGGAAACCCTTGAATATGGTCCCAATGGGTATGGGTAAAAAATAAACTGGCTTCGACAGGCATTTGTGACAGGAGATTCTGTCCGAGAACCCGCAATCCTGTCCCGCCATCGAAAATAAGGCGTTCACGGCCAACGCGCATCTCGACACAAGGCGTATTGCCGCCATATCGGACTGTTTCGGGCCCGGGACAGGCAATGCTACCTCTAACGCCCCAGAAATGAACCGTGAATTTATCGTTCATACTAGACATGGGTTATTTTCGCTGTGATTCGGCGAGAGCGCGTCAACGGGTTAAGTCAAAGTAAGGGTTAACATGGGCAAGCTACTGTGAGTTAGATCACAATCACGAATCACCGGGCTTATTGACCGATGAGGCTTCGCTTCCCGGGTGGATGCCTAGGTTGAGACGATCTGGCCAGCTAAATCCAACGTAAGGGCACGTCGGGTCTCTAACAGACTGCCTTTTCACTAGCCTACCCTCAATTGTTCCCGTTGTGGCAAAGGGATTGCCCAGGTCATGAGTTCGGCCGTGCTGGCGTGCTAGTCCCCAGGTCCGTCTGAGCGCTGCTTTTTAGAGCCGAGACGGAACCGTATCCAGACGATTTTAGCTTTGTCTAGCTTAGCAGGAGACCTTTAAAACTGTCTGCCCAACATCAGGAGGACCTGACCCTGAGACCCCTGGAGATCGGAACGCAAGTCGAGTCAGGACGAGGACGGCTGGGGGCCTGCGGTTTAGAGACTTAAAGCTCTTCTTCAGCCGCCCCCACCTGTTTCAGGTGAATATGTTTACGGCCCAAGGAAATTTCAAACTCATCACCTGGGGTCAGTCCCATTTGTTTGGTATAGGCTGCCCCAATCAGCAAGTTACCATTGGATTGAACGCTAATGCGATAGCTGGCGCTGCGCCCGCCCCGTCCGTTGGACGGTTGCTTGCTATCGAGTTCAATCCCCTCGGCATCAATCAGTGCATTGAGGAATTTCATCATGTTGACTCGTTCTACACCGTTTTTGGTGACGGTGTAATAGCCACATTCTCGGGCTTTTTCCTCTTTGGGGAGACTTCCCAAGGCCCGCACTTTCTCAAGCAGTTCATTTCCGGTCAAGGCATTCGGATTGGTGGTACTCATTAATCTTCTCTCAAAAACGATAGACAACCGTTATTCACTATTGTATCTTAACGGAAGTTTATTTCGAGTAAGAGTTTAGCATTGATATCAATTTATTGAACAATCATCACCGTTTCAGTCCAACGGACTAGCTGGAATCCTTGAGACTTCCACCGTCGGTCAAGCCACTGAATCTTAGGGACGAACATGAAACTAACCACCCAAGGCCACTACAGCGTCAAAGCACTGTTGGATCTCCGTTCTAACGCTGGCGATCGCCCTGTTTCTGTGCGTGAGATTGCCCAACGGCAACAGCTCCCGGCCCCCTATTTAGAAAAGTTATTGATTCGCTTGCGACAAGCGGGGATCGTGGCATCTGTACGGGGGGCCCAGGGAGGGTATCAACTGGGGCGATCGCCCGATAAGATTTATCTTGGGGAAATTTTATCGGCTGTGGGTGAAACCCTAAAACCCTTACCCCGTCATGATCCAGATGCTACACTAGCGGAAGATTGGGTCACCTTCGTTCTCTGGAACCAACTCCACCAAAAACTCAAACAAGCCCTTGATCGCATTTCTTTGGAAGATTTATACCATGATGCCCGAAGTTGGCAAGCGGCTCAGGGAGAACAAACCAGTTTTGTGGTTTAGCCAAAGACAGTATTCTAACCCAACTCCCATCGGCTTGATTCGAGGATCCCTGGGGTTCTCCGCTCATCTCCCCCCACCCCACCCAAGGGTGGGCCGCCGGAGGTTGTTAATCCTATCGGATCGCTCCACACTCCCTTGCCCCCCATTGGCATCTTCTCATGATGAAAGTTGTAGAAATTCTCTCGGCCGAAGAAATTCGCCGAACCCTGACTCGTCTAGCCTCACAAATTTTAGAAAAGTCCGGTCATCCTGATCGCCTCGTCTTATTGGGGATTCATTCCCGAGGAGTCCCCCTGGCCCACTTGCTGGCTGAACAAATTGAGGTCTTAGAAAATGTGTCAGTTCCTGTCGGCTCCCTAGACATCACCTTTTATCGAGATGACCTCGATCGGATTGGGGTTCGCACCCCGGAGCGCACCGAGATCCCCTTTGATCTCAATGACAAGATTGCCCTGCTGGTTGATGATGTTATCTATACTGGGCGAACCATTCGCGCTGCGCTCAATGCGATTCAAGACTATGGTCGTCCCGAAGCCATTTGGCTAGCGGTTTTAGTCGATCGCGGTCATCGCCAACTGCCCATCCACCCTGATTTTACGGGAAAAACCCTGCCCACCTCCAAAGATGAACAAGTGAAATTTTGGCTCGAAGATTGGGATGGACGGGATGCGGTCGAACTGCTCAAACCCATCGATAATGGGGATTTAGCATGAAACGGTTACTCCTGCACAATGCTTACGGTTGGCCCCCAGCCATCTTCGGATGGGTGGCGGATAGTTTAAGTAAAGCTTGGATCACGGACAACTTCTATCTCCATGAAAGTCGCCCCATCATCACCGATGTCTTCTATTTCACCTATGTCCGCAACCCAGGTGCCGCCTTTGGCTTGTTTGAGGGTCCCTGGCTCAAATGGTTGTCCCTAGCTGCGAGTTTAGGGCTCATCGCCCTGCTGCTGTGGGGCCCCCGCCTCAGCCGTGGCGAGCAAGTTGGCCTAGGCTTTATCCTCAGTGGCGCGATCGGAAACGGCATTGATCGCTTCTTCCTCGGAGAAGTCGTCGATTTCCTACATCTACCCATCATCCCCTTTATCAACTTCCCCATTTTCAACATTGCCGATGTGAACATCAACCTGGGCATCATCTGTTTATTGATTGTCGCCTGGCAAGAAGCCGACCATAGCCCCTAATTCCCTCAGGATGGTTCACAATCCAGGCTGACTTGAGAGACTCGGCGCTGGGCCACATAGCCAAAGCCCCGAATCGTCAAAATCAATTCGGGGTTTCTCGGATCGTCTTCAATCTTAGAGCGCACACGAGCCACATAGACATCAATCACCCGCAAATCCCCTTGACGGGTTGGGGCATAGCCCCAGAGTTTCTCCAAAATCTCCGCCCGAGACACCGGTTCTCCAGCTTGTTCAAAGAGTAGTTCTAGAAGTTTAAACTCAGTATAGGTCAGGGCAATGCGACGATTTCCCCGATAGACCTGTTGGCGGTTGCTGTCGATGCGAATTTCCCCAACCTCTAGGGTTCCCGGGGCGACAAGGCGCCCCGACGCCGGATCTCGGAAGCGCCGGAGGATGCTTTCAATCCGGGCTTCGAGTTCTCGGGGGCTAAAGGGTTTGACTAAATAGTCATCTGCACCGGCTTCGAGGCCGGCAATGCGGTCTTTAATGTCCCCG harbors:
- the lspA gene encoding signal peptidase II; protein product: MKRLLLHNAYGWPPAIFGWVADSLSKAWITDNFYLHESRPIITDVFYFTYVRNPGAAFGLFEGPWLKWLSLAASLGLIALLLWGPRLSRGEQVGLGFILSGAIGNGIDRFFLGEVVDFLHLPIIPFINFPIFNIADVNINLGIICLLIVAWQEADHSP
- the rpaB gene encoding response regulator transcription factor RpaB; amino-acid sequence: MKKSKAKILVVDDDAAIRQMLDMRLSMAGYDVATVGDGRDALAFCEKHPVDLVVLDVMLPQINGCQVCRQLRQDSDIPVVMLSALGDIKDRIAGLEAGADDYLVKPFSPRELEARIESILRRFRDPASGRLVAPGTLEVGEIRIDSNRQQVYRGNRRIALTYTEFKLLELLFEQAGEPVSRAEILEKLWGYAPTRQGDLRVIDVYVARVRSKIEDDPRNPELILTIRGFGYVAQRRVSQVSLDCEPS